A window of Micromonospora sp. WMMC415 genomic DNA:
CCGCAGCACCGGTGGCACCTACGGCGGTGAGCGTTCGGGCGGCACGTACGGCGGGGGAGACCGCAGCGCCGGTGGCACCTACGGCGGCGGTGACCGTTCGGGCGGCACGTACGGCGGCGGTGAGCGCAGCGCCGGCGGCACCACCTACGGCGGAGAGCGTTCAGGCACCGGCTACGGCACCGAGCGGGCGGGCTACGGCCCCTGGCCGGCGGACGACGGCCAGCCCGGCCACCGGTCGATGGGCGTGGTGCGGCACACCGAGACGGTGCACGTCACGACCCGGCACACCATCGTGGACGGCGGCGGCCCGGTGCTCGGCGAGATCGGCAACCGGTACGGCGGGTACGCCGGTCGCTGGTCGCCGGGCCCGGAGGAGCGGTCGCGGGCCGGGGACGGTGAGGACCGGTCCTGGTCCGGCCAATCGGACGACCGGTCGTGGTCGGGCCACGACGAGCGCGGCCGGCGCGACGAGCACGGGTGGAGCGAGCACGACGAGCGTGGGTGGGACGAGCGCGACGAGCCCGCCCGACCGGGCCAGCAGTGGGACGATCGCGGCTGGTCGGAGCAGCGCGACGACCGCGGCTGGGGTGGGGAGCAGTCCTGGGACACGTCCGCCGAGGCGTACGGCCGGGGCCGGGCGACCGGGCCGGACGGTGCAGGCGAGGACGGCGAGTACTGGTCGCAGGCCAAGGCCGGGGACCGGTGGGCAGCCGTCCGCGAGGACGACCGGGGACGAGAGCTGCGGATGGGCGAGCGGCGGGCCGAGGTGCTCGCCGACCAGACGGGTACCGAGTTCCGGGTGGCGGACCGGTGGGCGTCGGTCCGCCGGGACGAGCCGGGACGGGACCGTGCGGACGCGTGGCGGGGCTCGTGGGCCGAGCCGGAGGGCCGGGCGGCGCTGCCGGCCGGTGGCGTGCCGGTGCCGGACGAGTGGCGGGTTCCCCGGCAGCGGCAGCCGGAACCTGAACGGGCGCCTGAACCCGGCCGCTACGGTTACCCGCACCAGGACGACGGGCACCGTGCGGGCGGCCCCCGCCCGACGGACCACTGGCGCTGACGGCGGACGAAAGGCGCCCCGGCCCGGCTACTTGTCGATGTCGCCGACCACGAAGAACATCGAGCCGAGGATGGCGATCAGGTCCGGGACCAGGCAGCCGGGCAGCAGCGTGGCCAGCGCCTGCACGTTGGCGTACGAGGCGGTGCGCAGCTTGAGCCGCCACGGCGTCTTCTCACCGCGCGACACCAGGTAGTAGCCGTTGATGCCGAGCGGGTTCTCGGTCCAGGCGTAGGTGTGCCCCTCGGGCGCCTTGAGCACCTTCGGCAGCCGCGTGTTCACCGGGCCGGTGAGCCGGTCCACCCGGTCCAGGCACTGCTCGGCGAGGTCGAGTGACGCGTACACCTGGTCGAGCAGCACCTCGAAGCGGGCGTGGCAGTCACCGGCCGTCTTCGTCACCACCGGCACGTCGAGCTGGTCGTACGCCAGGTACGGCTCGTCGCGCCGCAGGTCCAGGTCGAGCCCGGAGGCCCGCGCGACCGGCCCGGACGCGCCGAACGCGGCGGCGTCCGCCGCGGACAGCACGCCCACACCGACGGTGCGGGCCAGGAAGATCTCGTTGCGCCGGATCAGGTGGTCGATGTCCGGCATCCGTCGCCGTACCTCGCCGACGGCGGCCCGGGCCCGGCCGGTCCAGCCGGCCGGCACCTCCTCCTTGAGCCCGCCGACCCGGTTGTACATGTAGTGGACCCGCCCGCCGGAGACCTCCTCCATCACCGCCTGGAGGGTCTCCCGTTCCCGGAACGCGTAGAACATCGGCGTGATCGCGCCGATCTCCAGCGGGTACGACCCGAGGAACATCAGGTGGTTGAGCACCCGGTTCAGCTCGGCGAGCGCCATCCGCAGCCAAGTGGCCCGCTCCGGCACCTCCATGCCCATCATCCGTTCGACGGCCAGCACCACGCCCAGCTCGTTCGAGAAGGCCGACAGCCAGTCGTGCCGGTTCGCCAGCACGATGATCTGCCGGTAGTCGCGGACCTCGAACAGCTTCTCCGCGCCCCGGTGCATGTACCCGACGATCGCCTCGGCGCTCACCACGCGTTCGCCGTCGAGCACCAGCCGCAGCCGGAGCACTCCGTGCGTCGAGGGGTGCTGCGGCCCGATGTTGAGCACCATGTCGGTGCCGAGCTGCTCCCCGCCGGCGCCGGTGCCGACGGTCAGTTCGCGGAGGTCGGCGTCCGTGGTCATGCCCGTCATCGTGCCACGAGCGGGTCGAGGGTGACGCCGACCGGTTGCAGCAGCCACCAGTGCCCGCCGAGGCCGGCCGGGTCGGTCAGCTCGGCCACCGCCGA
This region includes:
- a CDS encoding NADH-quinone oxidoreductase subunit D — its product is MTGMTTDADLRELTVGTGAGGEQLGTDMVLNIGPQHPSTHGVLRLRLVLDGERVVSAEAIVGYMHRGAEKLFEVRDYRQIIVLANRHDWLSAFSNELGVVLAVERMMGMEVPERATWLRMALAELNRVLNHLMFLGSYPLEIGAITPMFYAFRERETLQAVMEEVSGGRVHYMYNRVGGLKEEVPAGWTGRARAAVGEVRRRMPDIDHLIRRNEIFLARTVGVGVLSAADAAAFGASGPVARASGLDLDLRRDEPYLAYDQLDVPVVTKTAGDCHARFEVLLDQVYASLDLAEQCLDRVDRLTGPVNTRLPKVLKAPEGHTYAWTENPLGINGYYLVSRGEKTPWRLKLRTASYANVQALATLLPGCLVPDLIAILGSMFFVVGDIDK